The segment GCGTGACCTTTGACAGCTATGCCTGGATAGAATATTTTTCCGGGAGCACGAAAGGGGAACGCGTCAGGCGCATTGTGGATGACACAGGGCAGATATTCACGCCTTCCATCTGCCTGATGGAAATAGTTTCAAAATACATCCGTGAGGGAAAACCTTTCGCGGACAGGGCGGATTTCATCATGTCCCGCAGCAGTATAATAGACATCACCAAGGAGATTTCCCTGCTTGCGGCCGAGCTCAAGGAGAAAGAGAAGCTGCCTGGAGTGGATGCCCTAATATACGCGTGCGCCCGGTCCAGGAGTTCCAACCTGCTCACCGGAGACCAGCATTTCCGCGGCAAGGACGGAATAGATTTCCTGGATTGAACAAAACACGCATTTATATTTTTGCATTTCCATCCTACTTCGGGTGCTGCTATGGAAAAACTCTACGAAGATGCGGAAACCGGATGCTGCCCGCGGTTCGACCCCGGACCCTGGGACAAAAAGCGGATAACCTGGAAGAACAAGCTGTTCCTCAAGGACCGCGTATTAAGCATTTTTCACATCCCGCTGAATTTCGGCCAGGTAATCGTGAAGAACATGGAAATGATACAAAAGGCGGACGCGCTTTCTCCCAAGCCGCTCATGCTCTCGGACGAGAATTCCATTTTCGGAAGCGACGTGTACATCGCAACTTCCAAGGAAGTCCCGGGCGCGAACATGGTGAAGATTTCCGGAACGTTCCTCTCGAAAGTTTTCGAAGGCCCTTACCAGGACATGGGCAAATGGATTGCCGAAATGCACGAATACGCAAAATCGGAAAAGGAGGAGCCCAAGAAAACGTATTTCTTCTACACCA is part of the Candidatus Micrarchaeia archaeon genome and harbors:
- a CDS encoding type II toxin-antitoxin system VapC family toxin; its protein translation is MSVTFDSYAWIEYFSGSTKGERVRRIVDDTGQIFTPSICLMEIVSKYIREGKPFADRADFIMSRSSIIDITKEISLLAAELKEKEKLPGVDALIYACARSRSSNLLTGDQHFRGKDGIDFLD
- a CDS encoding hydrolase; amino-acid sequence: MEKLYEDAETGCCPRFDPGPWDKKRITWKNKLFLKDRVLSIFHIPLNFGQVIVKNMEMIQKADALSPKPLMLSDENSIFGSDVYIATSKEVPGANMVKISGTFLSKVFEGPYQDMGKWIAEMHEYAKSEKEEPKKTYFFYTTCPNCAKHYGKNYTVILMQV